The Paenibacillus sp. MBLB1832 genome has a window encoding:
- the cdaA gene encoding diadenylate cyclase CdaA produces the protein MDLITSISARDIVDILIVSYVIYKLILLVRGTRAIQLMKGILVVVITWVISIWFQLSTLQWMMNQTFTFGVLGVIIIFQPELRRALEQLGRGKLFSSRSSSEEDQDVTKRISEVIRAANYLAKRKIGALIVFEKETGLTDYVESGIAIESKISGELLINIFIPNTPLHDGAVIIRQGQLMAAGCYLPLSENPFISKELGTRHRAAIGMSEVSDAMCVIVSEETGQISLTMNGHIVRDIKEESLISKLFEELKPKTKTNEKNPFLKWRGRSNG, from the coding sequence ATGGATTTGATCACGAGCATCTCGGCAAGAGATATCGTCGATATATTGATCGTAAGCTATGTGATATACAAATTAATCCTGTTGGTGCGAGGGACAAGGGCTATTCAACTGATGAAGGGCATCCTCGTTGTCGTCATTACTTGGGTGATTAGTATTTGGTTCCAGCTAAGCACACTGCAGTGGATGATGAATCAAACGTTCACCTTCGGTGTCCTGGGGGTCATTATTATTTTCCAACCCGAGCTTCGACGCGCCTTGGAGCAACTAGGTCGGGGTAAGCTGTTCAGTTCGAGATCGTCTTCGGAAGAGGATCAAGATGTGACGAAACGGATCAGCGAAGTGATACGGGCCGCTAACTATTTGGCCAAACGTAAAATTGGGGCTTTGATTGTTTTTGAGAAGGAAACAGGTCTGACCGACTACGTTGAATCTGGAATTGCGATAGAAAGTAAGATCAGCGGCGAGCTGTTAATTAATATTTTTATTCCGAATACACCCCTGCATGATGGAGCGGTGATTATTCGGCAAGGGCAGCTGATGGCGGCTGGTTGTTATTTGCCCTTATCTGAAAATCCTTTCATTTCAAAAGAATTAGGAACACGGCACCGCGCGGCGATCGGGATGAGTGAGGTATCCGATGCGATGTGTGTTATTGTGTCTGAAGAAACGGGGCAAATCTCCTTAACGATGAATGGACATATTGTGCGTGATATTAAAGAAGAATCGTTGATTTCCAAGCTTTTTGAAGAGCTGAAACCGAAGACAAAAACCAATGAGAAGAACCCTTTCTTGAAATGGAGGGGACGTTCGAATGGATAA
- a CDS encoding CdaR family protein, with translation MDKWLRNTNVVRIVALVIGILLWVVVHMEETNISGNSPLREREETINNVSITAKYDETHYHISSMAPSNVQVILRGKESAVKKVTTSNAYQIQLDLTEVGKGDHQLPLRAVGISSDVEVEIVPRSVHVIIEELQMKEVPVVINVKGTPAAGLKAGQPIVKPSKVYITAQTSKLDQIENVRGEVSVDKAQSAVTKQVRLQAFDKEGKEVVLGINPSVVDVEVPITSPFQTIPLQIKISGEPPKGYAIAMVTQTPDKVTVYGAQDVVDRLEFYQGPQLNVQDLKDTKDFALDIPLRNKVTQLDPAKVTVHVEIVPSTTKAVENVPITIIGPNENYSTKVIQPDTAKLNITVEGAPAIIDQLKVGDIQAILDVSNLPPGKHELTVTLNLPTFVKLGLPQEVKAMVEISEKKVPTTNP, from the coding sequence ATGGATAAATGGTTGCGCAATACGAATGTCGTACGGATCGTGGCTCTTGTGATCGGGATTCTTTTGTGGGTCGTTGTACATATGGAAGAGACGAATATTTCGGGGAATTCACCGCTTCGGGAACGCGAAGAGACGATCAATAATGTATCGATTACGGCAAAATATGATGAAACCCACTACCATATCTCGTCGATGGCTCCATCGAATGTACAGGTCATTCTGAGAGGGAAAGAATCGGCAGTTAAGAAGGTCACCACGAGCAACGCGTATCAAATTCAACTGGATTTAACCGAGGTAGGGAAGGGCGATCATCAGCTTCCGCTGAGAGCTGTCGGCATTTCATCTGATGTGGAAGTCGAAATTGTACCTAGATCGGTACATGTAATTATCGAAGAGCTGCAGATGAAGGAAGTGCCTGTTGTCATTAACGTCAAGGGTACGCCAGCAGCAGGACTGAAAGCGGGACAACCTATCGTGAAGCCGAGCAAAGTGTACATTACGGCGCAGACGAGCAAGCTGGATCAGATCGAAAATGTCCGCGGCGAAGTGTCGGTGGATAAAGCACAATCGGCTGTGACGAAGCAGGTGAGATTGCAGGCTTTTGACAAGGAAGGGAAAGAGGTTGTACTGGGCATTAATCCTTCGGTTGTCGATGTCGAAGTACCGATTACGAGTCCGTTTCAAACCATTCCGTTACAGATCAAAATCAGCGGTGAACCGCCAAAAGGCTATGCGATTGCGATGGTGACCCAAACACCCGATAAGGTAACGGTTTACGGTGCCCAGGATGTCGTAGATCGCCTGGAGTTTTATCAAGGGCCACAGCTGAATGTGCAGGATTTGAAGGATACAAAAGATTTCGCACTGGACATTCCGCTCAGGAATAAAGTAACTCAACTGGATCCTGCGAAGGTCACTGTGCATGTGGAAATCGTACCTTCAACGACGAAAGCCGTAGAAAATGTGCCGATCACGATCATTGGTCCCAATGAAAATTACTCGACTAAAGTGATACAGCCTGACACGGCTAAGCTGAATATTACAGTTGAAGGGGCGCCTGCCATTATTGATCAATTGAAAGTTGGGGACATTCAAGCGATACTAGATGTAAGTAATTTGCCTCCAGGCAAGCATGAGCTTACCGTGACATTGAATTTGCCAACCTTCGTGAAATTGGGATTGCCGCAAGAAGTGAAGGCTATGGTTGAAATAAGTGAGAAAAAAGTGCCGACAACGAATCCATAA